One genomic segment of Chloroflexi bacterium ADurb.Bin180 includes these proteins:
- the glcK gene encoding Glucokinase produces MTRYVIGVDLGGTQIRAALCDDAGAVLKRVSTLTRAWEGPEPVAARIEDCIRQVAEGADRTDLLGIGLGAPGTVNPWTGVVSYVTNIPGLVNWPAREFLSHLLDTPAYVGNDAKVAALGEHRFGAGRGTESMVYLTVSTGIGGGVIERGRLVLGARGWATELGHIVVEPEGPRCGCGGYGCLEALASGPAIARQARERIQAGAQSTLVDLTAGRLERLSAKDVVTAARSQDEVACQVMERAAYYLGIGLVSIITTFDPEKVVIGGGVSNAGELLLGPARAVLERRAMTPEWRAMPLELAALGEDVGVLGAAALAFGETESRTARA; encoded by the coding sequence ATGACGCGATACGTGATTGGCGTGGACCTTGGAGGTACGCAGATCCGGGCGGCGCTCTGCGATGACGCGGGAGCAGTCCTCAAACGGGTGAGCACGCTGACCCGCGCCTGGGAAGGGCCGGAGCCGGTTGCTGCGCGCATCGAGGATTGCATCCGACAGGTAGCCGAGGGTGCGGACCGCACCGACCTGCTCGGCATCGGCCTGGGCGCACCGGGGACAGTCAACCCCTGGACAGGAGTGGTATCCTATGTCACCAACATACCAGGGCTGGTGAACTGGCCGGCGAGAGAGTTTCTCTCGCACCTGCTGGACACGCCGGCCTATGTTGGCAACGATGCCAAGGTAGCGGCACTGGGCGAACACCGCTTTGGCGCTGGCCGTGGTACCGAGTCGATGGTCTACCTGACCGTGAGTACCGGCATCGGCGGGGGAGTGATCGAGCGGGGCAGACTGGTGCTGGGTGCTCGAGGCTGGGCGACCGAACTGGGGCATATCGTGGTCGAACCAGAGGGGCCACGCTGCGGGTGCGGTGGTTATGGCTGCCTCGAAGCACTGGCCTCCGGACCGGCCATTGCTCGACAAGCGCGCGAGCGCATCCAGGCGGGTGCGCAGTCTACCCTGGTGGACCTCACCGCTGGCCGCCTGGAGCGGTTGAGCGCAAAGGACGTGGTAACCGCGGCGCGTTCGCAGGACGAGGTGGCTTGCCAGGTGATGGAGCGAGCTGCCTACTACCTGGGAATCGGCCTGGTCAGCATCATCACGACCTTTGATCCGGAGAAGGTCGTCATTGGTGGCGGGGTGAGCAATGCGGGCGAACTCTTGCTGGGCCCCGCCCGAGCGGTTCTGGAGAGGCGGGCAATGACGCCGGAATGGCGTGCCATGCCCCTCGAACTGGCCGCCCTTGGAGAGGACGTTGGGGTACTCGGCGCGGCAGCTCTTGCGTTCGGTGAGACCGAGAGTCGGACTGCCAGGGCGTAA
- the ltaA gene encoding L-allo-threonine aldolase codes for MKVIDLRSDTVTLPTPAMREAMYHAELGDDVSGEDPTINRLEAVAAERLGKEAALFVASGTMGNLVSVLTHCGRGDGIILGDQSHILLNEAAGSAALGGVYLRVVPNQADGKIELAQIERAIPEPDIHHANIRVVCLENTHNYCGGAPLEREYMVRAGELAHRRGMVLHLDGARIFNAATALRVDVADLVAPADSVMFCLSKGLSCPVGSMLCGSAEFILRARRTRKMVGGGMRQAGVLAAAGLIALEQMIDRLAEDHENAHLLANGIAEIPGLSLDPRTVRTNIVFFDYVAQGKPVQQFIQELDAAGVRMWSLGPNRVRAVTHYGIDRTDIKAALAVMRRVLKDAA; via the coding sequence ATGAAGGTGATTGACCTGCGAAGCGATACGGTGACCCTGCCGACCCCGGCCATGCGCGAGGCGATGTACCATGCCGAGCTGGGCGACGATGTATCGGGTGAAGACCCGACGATCAACCGTCTGGAGGCGGTGGCGGCGGAACGATTGGGCAAAGAGGCGGCGCTGTTTGTGGCCAGCGGGACGATGGGCAACCTGGTCTCGGTGCTCACCCATTGCGGGCGCGGCGATGGGATCATTCTGGGCGACCAGTCGCACATTCTGCTCAACGAGGCGGCGGGTTCGGCCGCCCTTGGCGGCGTCTACCTGCGAGTCGTGCCGAATCAGGCGGATGGCAAGATCGAACTGGCTCAGATTGAGCGCGCCATCCCCGAACCCGATATCCACCACGCCAACATCCGGGTGGTGTGCCTCGAGAACACGCACAACTACTGCGGTGGCGCGCCGCTGGAGCGTGAGTATATGGTCAGGGCGGGCGAGCTGGCCCATCGCCGCGGGATGGTGCTACACTTGGACGGCGCGCGCATCTTTAACGCCGCCACGGCTCTGCGAGTGGACGTAGCTGACCTGGTGGCGCCAGCCGACTCGGTGATGTTTTGCCTCTCCAAGGGCCTGAGCTGCCCGGTGGGGTCGATGCTGTGCGGCAGCGCCGAGTTCATTCTCCGGGCCAGGCGCACGCGCAAGATGGTAGGCGGAGGAATGCGCCAGGCGGGCGTTCTGGCGGCGGCGGGTCTGATCGCGCTGGAGCAGATGATCGACCGGCTGGCAGAGGATCACGAAAATGCGCATCTGCTGGCCAATGGGATCGCCGAGATTCCTGGTCTGTCGCTGGACCCCAGGACCGTGCGCACCAACATCGTTTTCTTTGACTATGTGGCGCAAGGCAAACCGGTGCAACAGTTCATCCAGGAGCTGGACGCGGCGGGAGTGCGGATGTGGTCGCTGGGTCCGAACCGCGTGCGTGCCGTGACCCACTATGGGATAGACAGGACGGACATCAAAGCCGCGCTGGCGGTGATGAGACGGGTTCTGAAGGACGCGGCTTAG